The DNA segment CGCGTCGATCGTCATCTGGACGACAACCCCCTGGACCATCCCCGGCAACCGCGCGATCGCCTTCTCGCCTGACGTGACCTATGCGGTCTACGAGGTGACCGAGGCTGCCGACGACAACTGGGCGAAGGTGGGGGAGCACTTCATCCTCGCCGACAATTTGGCGGCGGACGTGTTCAAAGCCGCGCGCGTGACCGGCTATGAACGCCACACCCAGCTCGACCCGACGCACCTCGTCTGTGCCCATCCGCTGCGCGGCGTCGAGGGATCGAAGGGCTATTACGACTTCCCGGTGCCCGTCGTCCCCGGCGACTTCGTGACCGACGATACCGGCACCGGCTTCGTACATCTGGCGCCCGGCCATGGCGCGGACGATTTCAATCTCTATATCTCCCGTCATCTTGGCGAGGTGCCCCACACGGTCGGGCCGGACGGCTATTATTACGACCACGTCCCGCTGTTTGCCGGCCATCGGGTGATGGACGACAAGGGCAAGGAGGGCGACGCCAATGATGTGGTCATCAAGGCCCTGCTGGCGGCGGACAAGATCATCGCGCGCGGGCGGCTGAAGCATCAGTATCCGCATTCCTGGCGCTCGAAGGCACCGGTGATCTTCCGCAACACGCCGCAATGGTTCATCGCGATGGACAAGGACATCGCGGCGACGGACGGCTCCTCGACAGTGGGCGACACGCTCCGCGCCCGTGCGCTTGGCGGCATCGCCGGTGTGCAGTGGGTGCCGGAAACCGGACGCAACCGTATCAACGGCATGATCGAGAACCGCCCGGACTGGGTGGTCTCGCGCCAGCGCGCCTGGGGCGTGCCGATCGCTGTCTTCGTGCGCGACATGGGCGACGGCAATGTCGAGATCCTGCGCGACGAGAAGGTGAACGAGCGCATCGCGAATGCCTTCGCCGCAGAGGGCGCCGACGCCTGGTATCAGCACGGCGCCGCCCAGCGCTTCCTCGGAAACGACTACAGCCCCGACGAATGGCACAAGGTCGACGACATTCTCGACGTCTGGTTCGATTCCGGCTCCACCCACGCCTTCACCCTTGAAGTGCGCGAGGACCTGAAGGTCGACCGCGCCTTCAATGGCGGGCCGGACCGGGTGATGTATCTGGAAGGTTCGGACCAGCATCGCGGCTGGTTCCACTCCTCCCTGCTGGAGAGCTGCGGCACAAGGGGGCGCCCGCCCTATGACGTGGTGCTGACCCACGGCTTCGTGCTCGATGAGCAGGGCCGCAAGATGTCGAAGTCGGTCGGCAACGTCGTGGCCCCGCAGGAAGTCATCAAGGCATCCGGCGCCGATATCCTGCGCCTGTGGGTCTGCGCGTCCGACTATTCGGATGACCTGCGCATCGGGCCGGAGATCCTGAAAACCACGGTTGAGACCTACCGCAAGCTGCGCAACACGCTGCGCTGGCTTCTCGGCTCGCTGAATCACTACCGCGAGGCCGAACGGGTCGCCTATGTCGACATGCCGCCGCTGGAACGCATGGTCCTGCACCGGCTGGTCGAGCTCGACGGGGTGGTGCGCGACGCCTATGCCGCCTTCGATTTCAAGCGGGTCAACGCGGCCCTGACCGCCTTCATGACCACCGAGCTTTCGGCCTTCTATTTCGACGTGCGTAAGGACGCACTTTACTGCGACCCGATTTCCTCGGTGACGCGCCACGCCTGCCTGACCGTGCTCGACGAGGTGTTCCACCGACTGGTGATCTGGCTCGCCCCTATCCTGCCCTTCACCGCGGAAGAGACCTGGCTCGCCCGCTTCCCTTCCGAAGACGGATCGGTACATCTCCAGACCTTCCCGGAGACTCCGGAGAAGTGGCGCAATGACAAGCTCGCCGATGAGTGGCGCAAGATCCGCCAGGTTCGCCGCGTCGTGCTCGGCGCGCTTGAGATGGAGCGCGCCGCCAAGCGCATCGGCTCCAGCCTGGAAGCGGCGCCGGTCATCCATGTGAGCGATCCGGCGCTGTTCGCCGCCGTCAGCGCGGTCGACCTTGCCGAGGTGTGCATCACCTCCGACGCCCATCTGATGCCGGATGAAGGCCCCAAGGACGCCTTCCGCCTTGATGAGGTTCCAGGCGTCAGTGTCGTGCCGGCCAAGGCGCAGGGTCACAAATGCGCGCGGTCCTGGAAGATATCGCCGCTGGTGGGGACCGATCCGGACTACCCGGATGTGACTCCGCGCGACGCACTCGCCCTGCGCGAGCTCGCAATCGCGCGCCGCGCGGCCGAGTGAGGGCAACCTCTGTGGTCATTTCTGCGCGATCCCGGCACGGGCGCCGTGCCGGGATCGACCGTCCTCACGGAACATTGAAAAAGCTGCGCCCATGAGGTTCCCTCTCACCGGCCCCATGACGCTTTATGGCGCGGGCTTCGCGCTTGCCGCCCTGGTGGTCGACCAGGCCTCGAAGCTCGCCGTGTTGCATGGCGTGGACTTCGGCGACAGCGGCATCATTACCATCGCCCCCTTCCTCGACTTCGTGCGCGCATGGAACACGGGGATCAGCTACGGCCTGTTCGCGCAGGGAGCTCATGGCTGGTGGCTGCTTGGCGGGCTGAAGGTGGTCGCGGCCATTCTGTTCTGGCTCTGGCTGGCGCGCTCCACACGCCGTATCGAGGCCGCCGCACTCGGGCTCCTCATCGGCGGGGCGCTCGGCAACGCCATCGACCGCGCCGCCTATGGCGCGGTGTTCGATTTCGTGTCGCTGCACGCATTTGGCTTCTACTGGTACGTCTTCAACCTCTCCGAC comes from the Ancylobacter pratisalsi genome and includes:
- the ileS gene encoding isoleucine--tRNA ligase; this translates as MTSRNSNGRTEKEPNGEAAAHDYSSTLFLPQTDFPMRAGLPQREPEMLARWERIDLYGKQRKAGAGRPRFVLHDGPPYANGNIHIGHALNKILKDVVVRSQGALGYDSNYVPGWDCHGLPIEWKIEEENYRKKGKVKPDFSDPQAMVAFRQECRSYAEHWLDVQREEFKRLGVEGDWAHPYATMAYASEAQIAREIMKFAGNGLLYRGSKPVMWSVVEKTALAEAEVEYHDHQSTTIYVKFPVKGYRKSAATAGGLPKGLEPADKAADIHLFPSFEGASIVIWTTTPWTIPGNRAIAFSPDVTYAVYEVTEAADDNWAKVGEHFILADNLAADVFKAARVTGYERHTQLDPTHLVCAHPLRGVEGSKGYYDFPVPVVPGDFVTDDTGTGFVHLAPGHGADDFNLYISRHLGEVPHTVGPDGYYYDHVPLFAGHRVMDDKGKEGDANDVVIKALLAADKIIARGRLKHQYPHSWRSKAPVIFRNTPQWFIAMDKDIAATDGSSTVGDTLRARALGGIAGVQWVPETGRNRINGMIENRPDWVVSRQRAWGVPIAVFVRDMGDGNVEILRDEKVNERIANAFAAEGADAWYQHGAAQRFLGNDYSPDEWHKVDDILDVWFDSGSTHAFTLEVREDLKVDRAFNGGPDRVMYLEGSDQHRGWFHSSLLESCGTRGRPPYDVVLTHGFVLDEQGRKMSKSVGNVVAPQEVIKASGADILRLWVCASDYSDDLRIGPEILKTTVETYRKLRNTLRWLLGSLNHYREAERVAYVDMPPLERMVLHRLVELDGVVRDAYAAFDFKRVNAALTAFMTTELSAFYFDVRKDALYCDPISSVTRHACLTVLDEVFHRLVIWLAPILPFTAEETWLARFPSEDGSVHLQTFPETPEKWRNDKLADEWRKIRQVRRVVLGALEMERAAKRIGSSLEAAPVIHVSDPALFAAVSAVDLAEVCITSDAHLMPDEGPKDAFRLDEVPGVSVVPAKAQGHKCARSWKISPLVGTDPDYPDVTPRDALALRELAIARRAAE
- the lspA gene encoding signal peptidase II; translation: MRFPLTGPMTLYGAGFALAALVVDQASKLAVLHGVDFGDSGIITIAPFLDFVRAWNTGISYGLFAQGAHGWWLLGGLKVVAAILFWLWLARSTRRIEAAALGLLIGGALGNAIDRAAYGAVFDFVSLHAFGFYWYVFNLSDVAIVAGVGLLLYDSFRGGAAN